In the genome of Pirellulales bacterium, one region contains:
- a CDS encoding HEAT repeat domain-containing protein, translating into MLTLGAVAAHGQTLAPSMSNARRNVDAFEKKLASLKDVQEKAQLARGFFGGLKDSESKIEAIGALDSRYVYVVPSGVEGELLAPLLKDSDARVRAEAAQALGYCAWTGRTKIGGNAKQLIALLKDPDARVRSSVLYAMGHSGEDQFFALLKASLFDPDPNVRRDARSEFGVWLGYQQDQLHELLETANKRER; encoded by the coding sequence TTGTTGACGCTCGGCGCAGTGGCCGCCCACGGACAGACTTTAGCGCCATCTATGTCGAACGCTCGTCGCAATGTCGACGCATTTGAAAAGAAACTGGCGTCGCTAAAGGACGTTCAAGAAAAGGCTCAATTGGCCCGTGGATTCTTTGGCGGTCTCAAAGACAGCGAATCCAAGATTGAGGCCATTGGCGCACTCGACAGTCGATATGTCTACGTCGTTCCCAGCGGCGTCGAAGGCGAACTCTTAGCGCCACTATTGAAGGATTCGGACGCCAGAGTTCGAGCAGAAGCGGCCCAAGCACTTGGGTACTGTGCTTGGACTGGTCGAACGAAGATCGGCGGCAACGCGAAGCAACTGATTGCCCTGCTCAAGGACCCCGACGCTCGTGTCAGGTCGAGCGTGCTGTACGCGATGGGACATTCCGGTGAAGATCAATTCTTTGCGCTTCTCAAAGCCAGCCTGTTCGATCCCGATCCAAACGTGCGCCGGGACGCTCGTTCTGAGTTCGGAGTCTGGCTGGGCTATCAACAAGACCAACTGCACGAACTGCTAGAAACGGCAAACAAAAGAGAGCGCTAA